In the genome of Sebastes umbrosus isolate fSebUmb1 chromosome 14, fSebUmb1.pri, whole genome shotgun sequence, one region contains:
- the LOC119502010 gene encoding uncharacterized protein LOC119502010, with translation MSIDGTKLLFEGFLQKRKDTMKIRWVTYWFRLQNTTLFFYTRKNGSASHLRGHYYIYTVQSVREVQRVDSKRFMFEIIMTNGKRKVLAAETEALRKEWVGCLWQAMNLSTSVVSGRSTHHEVCEQRERINSSLPACSRTDSVMESLPARPLSAPPTGHMIHHEMRSIASPGCLSEEPDREEATYHNTPPAWSSQHHNSLSSPPWSSGSSNAEGTQEGDYDILPLRSKVREINTSPEMDEGVYDVPLSYRRTAEHPRPTESIYDVPSALMRRMPGHTLEEQPEDGVYWMI, from the exons ATGTCTATCGATGGGACTAAATTACTGTTTGAAGGCTTCctgcagaaaagaaaagacactATG aAAATAAGATGGGTCACGTATTGGTTCAGGCTTCAAAATACAACCTTGTTCTTCTACACACGGAAGAATGGCAGCGCT TCACACTTACGAGGCCATTACTACATTTACACA GTGCAGTCGGTGCGAGAGGTCCAGAGAGTCGACAGCAAGCGCTTCATGTTTGAGATCATCATGACAAATGGAAAGAGGAAAGTGTTG gcaGCAGAGACAGAAGCTCTCAGAAAGGAGTGGGTAGGATGTCTATGGCAAGCCATGAATCTTTCTACCTCCGTGGTTTCAGGCAGAAGCACACA CCATGAAGTGTGTGAGCAGCGAGAGAGAATAAACAGCAGCTTACCCGCCTGCTCACGCACCGACAGCGTGATGGAGTCGCTGCCTGCTCGGCCCCTCTCGGCCCCCCCGACAGGCCACATGATCCACCATGAGATGAGGAGCATCGCCTCCCCTGGCTGCCTGTCTGAGGAGCCGGACCGTGAGGAGGCCACGTACCATAACACACCTCCAGCCTGGAGCTCCCAGCATCACAACA gtctcAGCAGTCCACCGTGGTCCAGCGGGTCGAGCAATGCAGAGGGCACACAAGAAGGAGACTATGACATTTTACCACTTAGAAGCA AGGTACGAGAGATCAACACTTCACCAGAGATGGACGAGGGCGTGTATGACGTTCCTCTCTCGTACAGGAGGACTGCTGAACATCCCA GACCCACAGAGAGCATCTATGATGTGCCGAGCGCTCTTATGAGGAGGATGCCTGGTCACACTTTAG AGGAGCAGCCGGAGGACGGAGTCTACTGGATGATATGA
- the c14h17orf75 gene encoding protein Njmu-R1 isoform X2, whose product MFTSQTSSSSFQDSIDVEERDDFDSEEISGYSQKTQLNCYYTIYLYQGTSLTLIDSSLPSEAEPELRTYISRRLSKGALLGGMGNIATVELSIPEQAVGCYCCLLEQERSPEQPDADGNGHVICFMGGSEKGLNLFRLELDKYVQGLHSSLQTPELQNLETEVRPYLSRWYEESVMHIYRVVQLVQRDISFLLHAALSHTHVEVNNSDERTKADVSRFIKAASLLGLSQQDTTTASLCKAISEDTLSDLVIDCSASPPTLSNTVSNRFCDDWIQAFLNAAERCNPFLLRQILENFKLKAIQDMNSLKRFVRQAEMSHYALFRCCQFLQGCGNGDVLLQNAKSEHSDLPEACSIISVLEEFIKEQSQAQA is encoded by the exons ATGTTTACCTCCCAGACCTCGTCCTCGTCCTTCCAGGACTCCATCGacgtggaggagagagatgactTTGACAGCGAGGAGATCTCTGGATACAGCCAGAAGACACAGCTCAACTGCTACTACACCATCTATCTGTATCAGGGCACCAG CCTGACGCTGATCGACAGCAGCCTTCCATCAGAGGCAGAACCTGAGCTGCGGACTTACATATCAAGGAGGCTGAGCAAAGGTGCCCTGCTGGGAGGCATGGGCAACATCGCCACTGTGGAGCTGAG TATCCCCGAGCAGGCAGTCGGATGCTACTGCTGTCTCCTGGAGCAGGAACGTTCTCCTGAACAGCCGGATGCTGATGGGAACGGACACGTCATCTGCTTTATGGGCGGCTCTGAAAAAGGACTCAACTT ATTTAGATTAGAGCTCGATAAATACGTCCAAGGTCTGCACAGCAGCCTGCAAACCCCAGAG ctgcAGAACCTTGAGACGGAGGTGCGTCCCTATCTGAGCCGGTGGTACGAGGAGTCTGTGATGCACATTTATCGAGTGGTACAGCTGGTCCAGAGAGACATCAGCTTCTTGCTGCATGCT GCTCTGAGTCACACACATGTGGAGGTCAATAACTCAGATGAGAGGACGAAGGCTGATGTGTCCAG GTTCATCAAAGCAGCCAGTCTGCTTGGTCTGTCCCAACAAGACACCACGACAGCGTCTCTGTGTAAGGCCATCTCAGAGGACACACTCTCTGACCTGGTCATAGACTGCTCCGCCAGCCCGCCCACGCTCTCTAACACGG TCAGTAACCGTTTCTGTGACGACTGGATTCAGGCATTTCTCAACGCCGCAGAGCGTTGTAACCCGTTCCTGCTCCGACAGATTCTGGAGAACTTCAAACTTAAG GCCATCCAGGACATGAACAGCCTGAAGCGTTTTGTGCGGCAGGCGGAGATGAGTCACTACGCCCTGTTTCGCTGCTGCCAGTTCCTGCAGGGCTGCGGAAACGGCGACGTGCTGCTGCAGAACGCCAAATCGGAGCACAGCGACCTGCCCGAAGCCTGCAGCATCATCTCTGTCCTGGAGGAGTTCATCAAGGAACAATCCCAGGCCCAGGCCTGA
- the c14h17orf75 gene encoding protein Njmu-R1 isoform X1 encodes MFTSQTSSSSFQDSIDVEERDDFDSEEISGYSQKTQLNCYYTIYLYQGTRSEASGDNVTWNQRRADSTTSQEDFSLTLIDSSLPSEAEPELRTYISRRLSKGALLGGMGNIATVELSIPEQAVGCYCCLLEQERSPEQPDADGNGHVICFMGGSEKGLNLFRLELDKYVQGLHSSLQTPELQNLETEVRPYLSRWYEESVMHIYRVVQLVQRDISFLLHAALSHTHVEVNNSDERTKADVSRFIKAASLLGLSQQDTTTASLCKAISEDTLSDLVIDCSASPPTLSNTVSNRFCDDWIQAFLNAAERCNPFLLRQILENFKLKAIQDMNSLKRFVRQAEMSHYALFRCCQFLQGCGNGDVLLQNAKSEHSDLPEACSIISVLEEFIKEQSQAQA; translated from the exons ATGTTTACCTCCCAGACCTCGTCCTCGTCCTTCCAGGACTCCATCGacgtggaggagagagatgactTTGACAGCGAGGAGATCTCTGGATACAGCCAGAAGACACAGCTCAACTGCTACTACACCATCTATCTGTATCAGGGCACCAG ATCTGAGGCTTCTGGGGATAATGTGACATGGAACCAGAGACGagcagactccacaaccagtcAGGAAGACTTTAG CCTGACGCTGATCGACAGCAGCCTTCCATCAGAGGCAGAACCTGAGCTGCGGACTTACATATCAAGGAGGCTGAGCAAAGGTGCCCTGCTGGGAGGCATGGGCAACATCGCCACTGTGGAGCTGAG TATCCCCGAGCAGGCAGTCGGATGCTACTGCTGTCTCCTGGAGCAGGAACGTTCTCCTGAACAGCCGGATGCTGATGGGAACGGACACGTCATCTGCTTTATGGGCGGCTCTGAAAAAGGACTCAACTT ATTTAGATTAGAGCTCGATAAATACGTCCAAGGTCTGCACAGCAGCCTGCAAACCCCAGAG ctgcAGAACCTTGAGACGGAGGTGCGTCCCTATCTGAGCCGGTGGTACGAGGAGTCTGTGATGCACATTTATCGAGTGGTACAGCTGGTCCAGAGAGACATCAGCTTCTTGCTGCATGCT GCTCTGAGTCACACACATGTGGAGGTCAATAACTCAGATGAGAGGACGAAGGCTGATGTGTCCAG GTTCATCAAAGCAGCCAGTCTGCTTGGTCTGTCCCAACAAGACACCACGACAGCGTCTCTGTGTAAGGCCATCTCAGAGGACACACTCTCTGACCTGGTCATAGACTGCTCCGCCAGCCCGCCCACGCTCTCTAACACGG TCAGTAACCGTTTCTGTGACGACTGGATTCAGGCATTTCTCAACGCCGCAGAGCGTTGTAACCCGTTCCTGCTCCGACAGATTCTGGAGAACTTCAAACTTAAG GCCATCCAGGACATGAACAGCCTGAAGCGTTTTGTGCGGCAGGCGGAGATGAGTCACTACGCCCTGTTTCGCTGCTGCCAGTTCCTGCAGGGCTGCGGAAACGGCGACGTGCTGCTGCAGAACGCCAAATCGGAGCACAGCGACCTGCCCGAAGCCTGCAGCATCATCTCTGTCCTGGAGGAGTTCATCAAGGAACAATCCCAGGCCCAGGCCTGA